From a single Novipirellula caenicola genomic region:
- a CDS encoding co-chaperone GroES has protein sequence MATATKKNSKIRLQPLGERIVIQREESEQMTAGGIVLPDSAQEKPARGTVVAVGNGKLLDDGTRAACQLKPNEKVLFSSYAGENIEVDGVEYLLMREDDVLAVIE, from the coding sequence ATGGCGACTGCCACCAAGAAGAACTCGAAGATTCGCTTGCAACCCCTCGGCGAACGTATCGTGATCCAACGTGAAGAGAGCGAGCAGATGACGGCTGGCGGCATCGTGCTGCCTGATTCGGCTCAAGAAAAACCAGCTCGCGGCACCGTCGTGGCGGTCGGCAACGGCAAATTGCTCGACGATGGAACCCGTGCTGCATGCCAACTCAAGCCCAACGAAAAGGTTCTGTTCAGCAGCTACGCTGGCGAGAACATCGAAGTCGATGGCGTCGAATACCTGCTGATGCGTGAAGACGACGTCTTGGCTGTCATCGAGTAA
- the groL gene encoding chaperonin GroEL (60 kDa chaperone family; promotes refolding of misfolded polypeptides especially under stressful conditions; forms two stacked rings of heptamers to form a barrel-shaped 14mer; ends can be capped by GroES; misfolded proteins enter the barrel where they are refolded when GroES binds), with the protein MPKIIAYDQEAREAIRRGVSKLARTVKVTLGPKGRNVILQKSFGSPTVTKDGVTVAKEIELEDVYENMGAQMVREVASRTSDVAGDGTTTATVMAEAIFNEGLKAVVAGVNPVQLKSGIERAVSDLTEKLHSMATKVKDKEAMANVATIASNNDREIGNLLADAMSKVGKDGVITVDEGKSLHTEQEWVEGMQFDRGYLSPYFVTDSSTMEAVLEDAYILVFEKKISNIKDMVPMLEKVVQQGKPLLIIAEDVDGEALATLVINRLRGTFAVAAVKAPGYGDRRKAMMEDIAILTGGQAIFEALGVKLESVDLPQLGRAKKVIIDKDNTTIIEGAGKSSDIKARIDQIRREIELSTSDYDKEKLEERLAKLAGGVAKVNVGAATESEMKEKKARVEDALHATRAAVEEGILPGGGVALLRASSKVKPGDDLNEDQIVGYNIVLRACRAPITMISENAGQDGGIVCEKVVGMKNNEGYNALTDTYEDLVKAGVIDPTKVTRTALGNAASVATLLLTSDALVAEKPTAKKAGGHGGDHDMY; encoded by the coding sequence ATGCCAAAGATTATTGCCTACGACCAGGAAGCTCGCGAAGCGATCCGCCGCGGTGTTTCCAAATTGGCTCGCACCGTCAAGGTCACTCTCGGTCCTAAGGGCCGCAACGTTATCTTGCAAAAGAGCTTCGGAAGCCCGACGGTCACCAAAGACGGTGTCACCGTTGCCAAGGAAATCGAACTCGAAGACGTCTATGAAAACATGGGCGCTCAAATGGTTCGCGAAGTCGCAAGCCGCACCAGCGACGTCGCGGGCGACGGAACCACGACCGCAACCGTGATGGCCGAAGCGATCTTCAACGAAGGCCTCAAGGCTGTCGTGGCGGGCGTGAACCCCGTGCAGTTGAAGTCGGGTATCGAGCGAGCGGTTTCGGATTTGACCGAAAAACTGCACTCGATGGCGACCAAGGTCAAAGACAAAGAAGCAATGGCAAACGTTGCCACGATCGCCAGCAACAACGACCGAGAAATCGGAAACTTGCTTGCCGACGCGATGAGCAAGGTGGGCAAGGACGGCGTGATCACCGTCGACGAAGGCAAGAGCCTTCACACCGAGCAAGAGTGGGTCGAAGGGATGCAGTTTGATCGCGGCTACCTGTCGCCTTACTTCGTCACCGATTCGTCCACGATGGAAGCGGTTCTCGAAGACGCCTACATCTTGGTTTTCGAAAAGAAGATCAGCAACATCAAGGACATGGTTCCGATGTTGGAAAAGGTGGTTCAACAAGGCAAGCCTTTGTTGATCATCGCCGAAGACGTCGACGGCGAAGCATTGGCCACTTTGGTCATCAACCGTCTGCGTGGCACGTTCGCAGTCGCCGCCGTGAAGGCTCCTGGCTACGGCGATCGTCGCAAGGCAATGATGGAAGACATCGCGATCCTGACCGGTGGTCAAGCGATCTTCGAAGCGTTGGGTGTCAAGCTCGAAAGCGTTGACCTGCCACAACTTGGCCGCGCCAAGAAGGTCATCATCGACAAGGACAACACCACGATCATCGAAGGTGCTGGCAAGAGCTCGGACATCAAGGCGCGTATCGACCAGATCCGCCGCGAAATCGAACTGAGCACCAGCGACTACGACAAAGAAAAGCTCGAAGAGCGTTTGGCCAAATTGGCTGGCGGTGTTGCAAAGGTCAACGTCGGTGCAGCGACCGAAAGCGAAATGAAAGAGAAGAAGGCTCGCGTCGAAGACGCCCTTCACGCTACCCGTGCTGCGGTTGAAGAAGGCATTCTGCCGGGCGGTGGCGTGGCTCTGCTGCGTGCATCGAGCAAGGTCAAACCTGGCGACGATCTGAACGAAGATCAAATCGTCGGTTACAACATCGTGCTTCGCGCTTGCCGCGCTCCAATCACGATGATCTCGGAAAACGCCGGCCAAGACGGCGGGATCGTTTGCGAGAAGGTTGTCGGCATGAAGAACAACGAAGGCTACAACGCCCTCACCGACACCTACGAAGACCTCGTCAAAGCGGGCGTCATCGACCCCACCAAGGTAACCCGAACTGCACTTGGCAACGCTGCGAGTGTTGCAACGTTGCTTTTGACAAGCGACGCGTTGGTAGCCGAGAAGCCGACTGCGAAGAAGGCAGGCGGTCACGGCGGCGATCACGACATGTACTAG
- a CDS encoding tetratricopeptide repeat protein, which produces MVFQQRVGIAILATLVSLTHTLGDANQTVVAQDVAVADDISAPQVKGGSGGKSDAGESETTVGAGQAEFDDAVIKRIDADTPEELAAVTTLLESALAKGLNEENKSFAEKMLASVLVQRSQHLVALMQRVRGRRMLQIRDEALEFLRKATKSDESIVEAYLMIAQLNMLPEGNRDEMTEATSKAIELLQDEPVQQSRAYVLRAVAQEDDEKKMADLNSAIEADSTNIEALQARAGLRMQNDDVDGAMADLEKILAVDPGNQVVAQAAVQQLLDAERVDDAVDLITKTLEAKPSEGMYRMRAILYRMQGKEDEAFADLNKALAMQPKDPISLLQRAEIALSRGDIRAAKRDLKSAMGIAPQIADAEQTIVVRVLIAVEEGRMADAISDMKTLVDRDPTSIVRQLQLANLYLQDDRPRQAIETLSAVLDRDPKNAAVLRSRADALLSVGEHADAVADYERAVKVAEEDSLELPGILNNLAWVLATSPNDELRDGERAIKYGTRAAELTEFKEAHILSTLAAGYAENGDFEKAIEWSSKAVELGKEEENEQLEQLKEELESYRNNKPWREKQEVEENKVPILSPEDLIDT; this is translated from the coding sequence ATGGTTTTTCAGCAACGAGTCGGGATTGCGATCCTTGCAACTCTCGTCAGCTTGACGCATACACTAGGGGATGCCAACCAAACGGTGGTGGCTCAAGATGTGGCCGTGGCGGACGACATTTCGGCCCCGCAGGTCAAAGGCGGCAGCGGCGGAAAATCCGATGCGGGGGAAAGCGAAACCACGGTCGGAGCGGGCCAAGCGGAATTTGACGATGCCGTGATCAAACGGATCGATGCCGATACCCCCGAAGAACTCGCTGCGGTCACGACCTTGCTCGAATCGGCCTTGGCGAAGGGCCTGAACGAAGAAAATAAATCGTTTGCCGAAAAAATGCTGGCCAGTGTCCTGGTTCAGCGGAGCCAGCACTTGGTGGCGCTGATGCAGCGGGTTCGCGGTCGCCGCATGCTGCAGATTCGCGACGAAGCGCTCGAGTTTCTTCGCAAGGCAACCAAAAGCGACGAATCGATTGTCGAAGCGTATTTGATGATCGCTCAATTGAACATGTTGCCCGAAGGCAACCGCGACGAGATGACCGAAGCGACAAGCAAGGCCATCGAACTGCTTCAGGACGAACCGGTTCAGCAGAGCCGAGCCTATGTCTTGCGTGCGGTTGCCCAAGAAGACGACGAAAAGAAAATGGCCGATTTAAATTCGGCCATCGAAGCCGATTCCACCAACATCGAAGCATTGCAGGCCCGTGCCGGTTTGCGAATGCAAAACGATGACGTCGATGGTGCGATGGCGGATCTCGAGAAAATCTTGGCCGTCGATCCTGGAAATCAGGTGGTCGCGCAAGCCGCGGTGCAACAATTGCTCGATGCCGAGCGAGTGGATGATGCGGTCGATTTGATCACCAAAACCTTGGAAGCCAAACCAAGCGAAGGGATGTACCGCATGCGAGCGATTCTGTACCGCATGCAAGGCAAAGAAGACGAGGCGTTTGCCGATTTGAACAAAGCGCTCGCGATGCAGCCGAAAGATCCCATCTCGTTACTGCAGCGTGCCGAGATCGCACTTTCACGCGGCGACATTCGCGCTGCCAAACGAGACCTGAAATCGGCCATGGGAATCGCACCACAAATCGCTGATGCAGAACAAACCATCGTCGTGCGTGTTTTGATTGCGGTCGAGGAAGGCCGAATGGCCGATGCGATCAGCGATATGAAAACGCTGGTCGACCGCGATCCCACCAGCATTGTGCGTCAATTGCAACTTGCCAATCTGTACTTACAAGACGACCGGCCTCGCCAAGCGATCGAAACGCTTTCGGCCGTCTTGGACCGCGACCCCAAGAACGCAGCCGTCCTGCGATCCCGCGCCGATGCACTGCTCAGCGTTGGCGAACATGCTGACGCTGTCGCGGATTACGAGCGAGCGGTGAAAGTAGCCGAAGAGGACAGCTTGGAACTGCCGGGCATCCTCAATAACTTGGCATGGGTTCTGGCCACCTCGCCCAACGATGAATTGCGAGACGGCGAGCGAGCCATCAAATATGGCACACGAGCCGCGGAATTGACCGAGTTCAAAGAAGCTCATATCCTCAGCACGCTTGCGGCCGGCTACGCCGAAAACGGCGACTTCGAAAAAGCGATCGAGTGGAGCAGCAAGGCGGTCGAGCTTGGCAAGGAAGAGGAGAACGAGCAGCTTGAACAGCTCAAAGAGGAACTCGAAAGCTATCGCAACAACAAGCCTTGGCGTGAAAAGCAAGAGGTCGAAGAGAACAAGGTGCCCATCCTGTCGCCCGAAGACTTGATTGATACCTGA
- the carA gene encoding glutamine-hydrolyzing carbamoyl-phosphate synthase small subunit translates to MPKPAKLALEDGTVYEGYAFGAEGEVAGEVVFNTAMTGYQEILTDPSYRGQIVTMTYPEIGNYGVNSIDIEHESPSLSGFIVRSDSRIFSNYRAEGDLQSYLQKNNILGLTGIDTRALVRRIRTTGAMRGILSTSDLNDESLVEKAKASQGLVGRDIVREVMPKKAMSWDEKLDDWTETEVSKHDRTNSGAHVVCMDFGMKWNIPRHFASRGNQVTVVPGDTSADEIMKQNPDGVFLSNGPGDPEPLEYAHNTIRELLGQVPVFGICLGHQLLSLACGAKTFKLKFGHRGVNQPVFDIQTGKVEITTQNHGFAVDEKSLPDCLEVTHRNLNDDTVAGVRHREHSAFGVQYHPEAASGPHDSHYLFERFEKQIAK, encoded by the coding sequence ATGCCCAAACCAGCGAAACTTGCGCTCGAAGATGGTACCGTTTACGAAGGATACGCGTTTGGTGCCGAGGGGGAGGTGGCTGGGGAAGTCGTCTTCAATACGGCGATGACTGGCTACCAAGAGATTTTGACCGACCCAAGTTATCGCGGTCAAATCGTCACGATGACGTATCCCGAGATCGGAAATTACGGCGTCAATTCGATCGACATCGAGCACGAATCGCCGTCGCTTTCGGGCTTCATCGTTCGCTCGGACAGTCGAATCTTCAGTAACTATCGGGCCGAGGGCGACCTGCAGTCGTACCTGCAAAAAAACAACATCCTCGGATTGACCGGAATTGATACGCGAGCACTCGTTCGCCGGATTCGGACCACCGGAGCAATGCGGGGGATCTTGTCGACGAGCGACCTGAATGACGAAAGCTTGGTCGAGAAAGCCAAAGCGTCGCAAGGGCTGGTTGGCCGTGATATTGTTCGCGAAGTGATGCCGAAAAAGGCGATGTCATGGGACGAAAAGCTCGACGACTGGACTGAAACCGAAGTCAGCAAACATGATCGAACCAACAGCGGGGCGCATGTTGTTTGTATGGACTTCGGCATGAAATGGAACATCCCGCGTCACTTTGCATCGCGTGGAAACCAAGTCACGGTAGTGCCCGGCGACACGTCTGCCGACGAGATCATGAAGCAGAACCCCGACGGCGTGTTTTTGTCCAATGGCCCCGGCGACCCGGAACCGCTCGAGTACGCACACAACACGATCCGCGAATTGTTGGGGCAAGTTCCGGTATTTGGGATCTGCCTTGGCCATCAACTGTTATCGCTGGCCTGTGGCGCGAAAACATTCAAGCTGAAGTTCGGACATCGCGGTGTCAATCAACCGGTATTCGATATTCAAACCGGCAAGGTCGAGATCACGACTCAGAATCACGGCTTTGCGGTCGATGAGAAATCGCTTCCCGATTGCTTGGAAGTCACCCATCGCAACTTGAACGACGACACCGTCGCTGGTGTTCGACACCGCGAACACTCCGCCTTCGGAGTGCAATATCACCCCGAAGCCGCCTCGGGACCTCACGACAGCCACTATCTATTCGAGCGATTTGAAAAGCAAATCGCCAAGTAG
- a CDS encoding PQQ-binding-like beta-propeller repeat protein, with protein MKRKLLASLILLACSSTLSAEDWLRFRGPEGSGVSLDTDPLPTQWSPKANVAWKAELPGAGVSSPIIVGDRVFVTCYSGYGLSRENPGDLKDLVRHLVCYDVKTGAKLWQKDVAATLPEDPYTGVGVPSHGYASHTPVSDGKSVFAFFGKSGVHAYGLDGTELWNVNVGKESDPWAWGSASSPIVYEDTVIVTASAESQAIVGLDKATGKEVWRQEASGLDGMWGTPALVKLDDSRTDLVMSVAKEVWGLDPSNGKLRWYSAATGADQAQSSIVTDGPVAFALTGRGGGSVAVKVGGEGDTTDEAILWSGSDSARFASPIQYKSRLYSIANGVVTIIDAKSGDKIDQVRLDGAVRGGGGFGSLDYPSPVIAGEKMYYLNGPGQMFVFELGDEPKQISVNRVTSDAESFGGTPAISDGRMILRSDKHLYCVMDEGESVNPADNLIAKSEADDDAGGRGRFGGGRPGGGEGGRPGGFRGGGGDRRPGGGGGFGRGQREDNRPKRPQRPELDS; from the coding sequence ATGAAACGAAAACTCCTCGCGTCGCTTATCCTTCTCGCCTGCAGTTCGACGCTATCGGCGGAGGATTGGCTTCGTTTTCGCGGTCCCGAAGGCTCCGGCGTCAGCCTCGATACCGATCCGCTTCCGACCCAGTGGTCCCCCAAAGCCAACGTGGCATGGAAGGCCGAGCTTCCCGGGGCGGGAGTCTCAAGCCCAATCATCGTTGGTGACCGGGTTTTTGTGACCTGTTATTCGGGCTACGGATTGAGCCGTGAAAATCCGGGTGACCTCAAAGACTTGGTGCGGCATCTGGTCTGCTATGACGTGAAAACGGGTGCCAAGCTTTGGCAAAAAGACGTCGCCGCCACGCTACCCGAAGACCCGTACACCGGAGTTGGGGTGCCGTCACATGGTTACGCCTCACACACTCCGGTTTCGGACGGTAAAAGCGTGTTTGCCTTTTTCGGTAAAAGCGGAGTGCACGCTTACGGCCTTGATGGGACCGAGTTGTGGAACGTGAATGTGGGCAAAGAGTCGGACCCGTGGGCGTGGGGATCGGCGTCAAGTCCGATCGTATACGAAGACACGGTGATCGTAACCGCGTCGGCGGAAAGCCAAGCGATTGTGGGACTGGATAAAGCGACCGGCAAAGAAGTGTGGCGTCAAGAAGCATCGGGGCTTGATGGCATGTGGGGAACTCCCGCGCTGGTGAAGCTTGACGATTCGCGAACGGACCTTGTGATGAGCGTGGCGAAAGAAGTTTGGGGGCTCGATCCCAGCAATGGCAAATTGCGTTGGTACAGCGCCGCCACGGGAGCCGATCAGGCTCAATCCAGCATCGTCACCGATGGTCCAGTGGCGTTTGCGTTGACCGGTCGCGGCGGCGGCAGTGTGGCAGTGAAAGTCGGCGGCGAGGGCGATACGACTGATGAGGCGATTTTATGGAGCGGTAGTGATTCAGCGAGGTTTGCATCCCCCATTCAATACAAGTCACGACTGTACTCGATCGCCAATGGCGTCGTCACCATCATCGATGCAAAGTCAGGCGACAAGATTGATCAAGTGCGACTTGACGGTGCGGTGCGCGGTGGTGGCGGGTTTGGTTCGCTCGATTATCCATCGCCTGTGATCGCAGGCGAGAAGATGTATTACCTCAACGGTCCAGGGCAAATGTTCGTCTTCGAACTCGGTGACGAACCGAAGCAGATCAGTGTTAACCGCGTTACCTCGGATGCGGAATCGTTCGGCGGTACTCCCGCGATCAGCGACGGTCGTATGATTTTGCGAAGTGACAAGCATTTGTACTGCGTGATGGACGAAGGGGAGAGCGTCAATCCTGCAGACAACCTGATTGCCAAATCGGAAGCGGATGACGATGCCGGTGGACGCGGCCGATTCGGTGGCGGACGTCCTGGCGGCGGCGAAGGTGGTCGGCCTGGCGGTTTCCGTGGCGGAGGCGGCGATCGACGCCCTGGCGGCGGTGGTGGCTTCGGTCGCGGTCAACGCGAAGACAACCGTCCCAAGCGACCCCAACGCCCCGAACTGGATAGTTAG
- a CDS encoding sulfatase, whose product MLARFSRFATLLFFSLVATISLAQESKPNVVMILSDDQAWGDYSFMGHDAIQTPHLDQLASESLTFTRGYVPTSLCRPSLSTIITGLYPHQHGVVGNDPPWKGMKEGQKRPNHTQPEYVKNREAYLSHIDNMKTLPDYLAPLGYRSLQTGKWWEGNYRRGGFSEGMTQGDFNKDGRHGDKGLNIGRTGMEPIDSFLDSCKENDDPFFVWYAPFLPHTPHNPPQRILDKYTSKTDSLPMAKYWAMCEWFDETCGQLFASLEERGLAENTIVIYVTDNGWINELSASRYAPRSKRSPNEGGTRTPIMIKWPGHVAPKMDKETLASSIDLVPTVLAAVGVETDRNLPGINLLDKSKRESRDTLFGEIFEHDIQSMDDPAASLRYRWMIQGDWKLILPSSRMRGEKPELYNLKQDPHENNDLAAEHPQKVKSMTDAINAWWDAE is encoded by the coding sequence ATGCTCGCTCGGTTTTCTCGATTTGCAACTTTGCTTTTCTTCTCACTTGTCGCCACGATATCGCTTGCTCAAGAAAGCAAGCCCAACGTGGTCATGATCCTATCCGACGACCAAGCGTGGGGCGATTATTCGTTCATGGGGCACGACGCGATTCAGACGCCTCATTTGGATCAGCTTGCGTCGGAGAGTTTGACGTTCACGCGTGGCTACGTTCCCACCAGTCTGTGTCGTCCATCGCTTTCGACGATCATCACGGGGCTGTATCCGCACCAACATGGTGTCGTTGGCAATGATCCACCTTGGAAAGGAATGAAAGAGGGCCAAAAGCGCCCTAATCATACGCAACCCGAATACGTCAAGAATCGCGAAGCCTATCTGTCGCACATCGACAATATGAAGACGCTGCCGGATTACTTAGCACCGCTGGGCTATCGATCGCTGCAGACCGGCAAATGGTGGGAAGGAAACTACAGGCGTGGTGGCTTTAGCGAAGGGATGACGCAGGGCGATTTCAACAAAGATGGACGTCATGGCGACAAAGGATTGAATATCGGACGCACTGGCATGGAACCGATCGATTCGTTTCTTGACAGCTGCAAAGAAAACGACGACCCGTTCTTTGTTTGGTATGCACCGTTTTTGCCACATACACCCCACAACCCACCGCAGCGGATTTTGGATAAGTACACCTCCAAAACCGACTCGTTGCCAATGGCCAAGTACTGGGCGATGTGTGAGTGGTTTGACGAAACTTGTGGTCAGTTGTTTGCGTCGCTCGAGGAGCGAGGGCTCGCTGAAAATACAATCGTGATCTACGTGACCGACAATGGATGGATCAACGAGCTTAGCGCCAGCCGCTATGCACCTCGCAGCAAGCGAAGTCCCAACGAAGGCGGCACTCGAACTCCGATCATGATCAAGTGGCCAGGCCACGTCGCACCCAAAATGGACAAGGAAACGTTGGCGTCGTCGATCGACCTCGTGCCCACCGTGTTGGCGGCGGTCGGCGTTGAGACCGACCGAAATTTGCCGGGTATCAATTTGTTGGATAAGAGCAAACGCGAGTCGCGCGATACCCTCTTTGGTGAAATCTTCGAGCACGACATTCAATCGATGGACGATCCGGCCGCCAGCTTGCGTTACCGCTGGATGATCCAAGGCGATTGGAAGTTGATTCTGCCTTCGAGCCGAATGCGGGGCGAGAAGCCAGAGCTGTATAACCTGAAGCAAGATCCGCACGAGAACAACGATCTCGCCGCTGAGCATCCCCAAAAGGTCAAATCGATGACCGATGCGATCAACGCATGGTGGGACGCCGAGTAG
- a CDS encoding WD40 repeat domain-containing protein, which translates to MIRFLFSLLLLISLSVAVSAADTVDFVSDVLPILNKHCVGCHNADDSEGGLRLDDHAALLDGGDTGLAVTAGAATSSRMLLMIKGEIDPVMPPEGEPGLNADQIETIAAWIDQGAVGPDGDMPIKATLRTPQIEPDPNTARPITSIAVSDDGRLRALARFSSVQIVRADGAMVSQLDSLPGKVNSLAFSHDAKQVLVASGVTGAYGRAGIYRIDDGSLESEMLGHRDVLYSAVFSPDEKWIATAGYDRVIKLWSRDTAKVVHELTGHNGAIYDLAFSPDSKVLASASGDATIKVWQVETGKRLDTLSQGEDEMLAVGFTADGKSIVACGADNRLRVWRLKSINTAAINPLLVTRFVDDSPLVGFAFSADSHHLAVLSQSGNVKLLDTRTWKQVASLESVPDTGTDIAFDAASDSVLISLMNGQLVSRKLPRSTDKQIIAAKPVTPIYMDLDPPAVRSESDGKTLPRGAEVSGVISAAGEVDVYAWHANAGEVWAIDADKIGNSPIDPIVAIVDDEDQPVLRTRLQAIRESYFTFRGKDSMQSNDFRVFNWQDMNLGDYFYSSGEVSRLWKHPRGPDSGFDTYPGEGQRWTYFGTSGTTHALGEPGYVVRPLDLHETPIANGLPVFDVYYENDDDPMRIAGNASRLLFAAPHDGTFKVRLSDTRGEGGEVFQYRLAVRAASPSFRPSITPLKGPIFKGTGREFIVRVDRVDGFEGPVTFTLDGLPNSVVSNSPIVIESGQRSAVGTLWVPETISDKDVAQWSGEFSVDVVATADVLGQHVERSAGQLSKIKLADAASVIPSLHPLDHDVAEDETWVLQVRRGETVSARVRLRRKPGFGNEVSFGKEDSGRNATQGVYVDNIGLNGLLILAGSNEREFFLTADPTSVPGRRSFFLNANVNGGVTTHPIIVEVLP; encoded by the coding sequence ATGATCCGTTTCCTATTTTCTCTCTTGCTGTTGATCTCGTTGAGTGTCGCGGTCAGTGCTGCCGACACAGTGGATTTTGTCTCGGACGTGTTGCCGATTTTGAACAAGCACTGTGTTGGTTGCCACAACGCGGACGACAGCGAAGGTGGTTTGCGATTGGATGACCATGCAGCGCTGCTTGATGGCGGCGATACCGGTTTGGCGGTAACAGCGGGGGCGGCGACTAGCAGCCGGATGTTGTTGATGATCAAGGGCGAAATCGATCCTGTCATGCCGCCCGAGGGTGAGCCGGGGTTGAACGCGGATCAGATCGAGACGATTGCCGCATGGATCGATCAGGGCGCCGTGGGGCCGGATGGCGACATGCCAATCAAAGCGACGCTACGTACACCACAAATCGAACCCGATCCGAACACGGCACGTCCGATCACCTCGATCGCGGTTTCGGATGATGGGCGTTTGCGTGCACTGGCTCGCTTTTCGTCGGTCCAGATCGTGCGTGCCGACGGGGCGATGGTGTCACAGCTCGATTCGTTGCCCGGCAAAGTCAATTCACTTGCGTTTAGTCATGATGCAAAACAGGTTCTGGTGGCATCCGGGGTAACCGGGGCCTATGGACGCGCCGGGATTTATCGCATTGACGATGGAAGCTTGGAATCCGAGATGCTCGGCCATCGCGATGTGTTGTATTCGGCTGTCTTTTCGCCTGATGAAAAGTGGATAGCGACGGCGGGCTATGACCGTGTCATTAAATTATGGAGTCGTGACACTGCGAAGGTCGTTCATGAATTGACCGGGCACAACGGCGCGATTTATGACTTGGCGTTTTCGCCTGATTCAAAGGTTTTGGCCAGTGCTAGTGGCGATGCCACGATCAAAGTTTGGCAGGTCGAAACCGGAAAACGGCTGGACACGCTCAGCCAGGGCGAAGACGAGATGTTGGCCGTCGGCTTTACCGCCGACGGCAAGTCGATTGTCGCTTGCGGTGCGGATAATCGTCTGCGTGTTTGGCGACTCAAGAGCATCAACACGGCTGCAATCAATCCGCTACTTGTCACGCGGTTTGTTGATGATTCGCCGCTGGTCGGTTTCGCGTTCTCAGCCGATTCGCATCACTTGGCAGTGCTGAGCCAATCGGGAAATGTAAAACTGCTTGACACTCGGACATGGAAACAAGTCGCATCGCTCGAATCGGTCCCCGATACCGGGACCGACATCGCGTTCGACGCGGCATCCGATTCCGTGCTGATCTCGTTGATGAACGGTCAGTTGGTCAGCCGGAAGTTGCCCCGGTCGACCGACAAACAAATCATTGCTGCAAAACCGGTCACGCCGATCTACATGGATCTTGATCCGCCTGCGGTTCGCAGCGAATCCGATGGCAAAACGCTTCCTCGCGGTGCGGAGGTTAGCGGAGTGATCTCTGCGGCGGGCGAAGTTGACGTTTACGCTTGGCATGCCAACGCAGGCGAAGTTTGGGCGATTGACGCGGACAAGATTGGAAACAGTCCGATCGATCCGATCGTTGCAATCGTTGACGACGAGGACCAACCCGTGTTGCGAACGCGGTTGCAAGCCATTCGCGAATCGTATTTCACGTTTCGCGGTAAGGACAGCATGCAGTCGAATGATTTTCGTGTGTTCAATTGGCAGGATATGAATTTGGGTGACTACTTCTATTCCTCCGGCGAAGTGTCGCGATTGTGGAAACATCCACGCGGTCCCGATTCAGGGTTCGACACGTATCCGGGCGAAGGCCAACGATGGACCTATTTCGGGACCAGCGGAACCACGCATGCGTTGGGAGAACCAGGATATGTCGTCCGTCCACTGGATTTGCATGAGACCCCGATTGCGAATGGATTGCCCGTGTTTGATGTGTACTACGAAAATGATGACGATCCCATGCGGATCGCCGGCAATGCCAGTCGATTGTTGTTCGCGGCGCCCCATGATGGTACCTTCAAAGTGCGGCTGTCCGATACTCGAGGCGAAGGAGGCGAGGTGTTTCAGTACCGGTTGGCGGTGCGTGCGGCATCGCCGAGCTTCCGCCCGTCGATCACTCCATTGAAAGGCCCCATTTTCAAAGGTACTGGTCGCGAATTTATCGTTCGCGTGGATCGTGTCGACGGCTTTGAAGGCCCTGTTACGTTCACCCTCGACGGTTTACCAAATTCGGTGGTTTCGAACTCGCCCATTGTGATTGAATCCGGCCAACGATCAGCGGTCGGAACCCTGTGGGTCCCCGAAACGATCAGCGACAAGGACGTGGCCCAGTGGAGCGGCGAGTTCAGCGTCGATGTGGTCGCGACCGCAGACGTGCTGGGGCAGCATGTCGAACGCTCGGCGGGGCAATTGAGCAAAATCAAGCTTGCTGATGCGGCTAGTGTGATTCCCAGCTTGCATCCTTTGGATCATGATGTGGCAGAAGATGAAACTTGGGTTTTGCAGGTTCGCCGTGGTGAAACCGTTTCAGCGCGTGTGCGTTTGAGACGCAAGCCAGGTTTTGGTAACGAGGTTTCGTTTGGCAAAGAAGACTCGGGGCGAAACGCCACTCAAGGCGTTTACGTTGACAACATCGGGTTAAATGGTTTGCTGATTTTGGCGGGCAGCAACGAACGAGAGTTCTTTTTGACCGCCGATCCCACCTCGGTTCCCGGTCGCCGCTCGTTCTTTTTGAACGCCAATGTCAATGGCGGCGTGACCACCCATCCGATCATCGTCGAAGTTTTACCTTAG